The DNA segment GCTTAAACCGCCCGCAGGCGTGCCACCAATGGCACCAGGCTCAACAGTGGCAATCATTTGGTCGGTGATCCCTTCTTCATCCGTTACACTGGCTATCACCTCTGGCGCACCAATACCGTAATTGAGAATGGCGCCCCTTGTTAATTCCATTGCAGCTCGGCGAGCGATAATTTTCTTAGCGTCAAGTTTTCTTGAGATCTGCTTGTCAGCGCCTTGTTTACCACGTCCGCAGTAAGCAGGATTCATATTCTCAGCGAAGGTCTGCATATGGTGTTCCTCTTCGGAGACCACCACGACGGCATTAACAAAAATACCCGGAATACGTACTTGCTGTGGGTCTAGAGTCCCCACTTTTACAATTCTTTTTACCTGCACAATGACGGTGCCACCCATATTAGTGACTAGCTGAGCAGCGGCTAAGTTCTCTAAGAATAGGCACTCGTCCTCCATGGTGATATTGCCATTTTCATCAGCAGTGGTGCCTCGAAGCAGTGCAACATTGGCATCCATACGCTTATAAAATAGATAGTCGTTGTTATCTATGTTTATTACTGAGACGCGATCTTCTTTAGTCACACTGTTAATCTTGCCCCCATCAATACGCGGATCGATAAAAGTGCCAATACCAACATGAGAAAGTGTGCCGGGCTTACCCGCTGCAGAGTCACGTAACAGTTGCGCTATGACCCCTTGCGGAAAGTTGTAGGCTTGGATCTGGTTTTCATTAGCCAACTTTTGCAGACGTGGAATGAGCCCCCAATGTCCGCCCATGGCCATTTTTACCATACCAGGATATGCCATATGGTTAGCAGCTTTGGTCGCTCCATCTCCTTGGCCTGCTGTGAAATAAAGTTCTAGTGCTTTAGGATGCCCACAACTTAGAAATCGTTCACCAATCGCTTTTTCGATTGCTTCAGGCACTACGGCACCAATAAAGCCCCCTAGAATTACTTTATCTTCGTCTTTAATCAAAGACGCTGCCTGAGTTGCTGTCAGTATTTTTACTTTCATAACATCTTCCTTCAAAACTGAATAATGGGGTAACCAATAGCCGATGTGACGCTGAGGTAATAACTGAAGTTTAAGGTGTTGTGATTACTGAGAAAATAGACAAAAACTGAAAGGATAATTGCAAAAATGGGATAATGTCATCGGTATTATTTCAGACCGGCTTTAATTAACTAACTGAGTAAAAACAAGCTACAACTATTAAGCTTCAAGTGAATGACCACAAGCTAGAGATAAACTAAAATGGATTATATAAATGAAATGGCGAACAATACTAAGCAGTATATAATAGAGTTAAAAAACAAAATTAAGACCGTTAAAATAACACCAAACATAAAATAAAGAGTTGCTATATAAAATACAGCAACTCTTTTATTATTCTATTATCGGGTATTAACCAAAACTGACTCGTAGCGTTGTCATAATCGCTGTGTCATCAATATCTTCATCAGCATGACCCGCTCTGACTTCAATGGTATTGCCCTTACTAAATTTGTACAGAGCTTTTACATCATAAAAAGTGCCATATGTATTATCACGATAATTTTCAGGCAACACTTCATGTAGGTTGGCGTTATACAAGTCTAACTCCATACGACCAACAGCAAAGGTAAACTCAAGCTCATCAGATGGATTCCAATTAGCTCTAAGGCCATAAATGGTACCGTCTTTGCCCGCGTTGCCATTGAAATTACCTAAACCACCAAAAAATTCCGTGCGTGTAGGATTAATCTCGTTTCTAGGAGAGTTGTTGATTAACATAGAATAACTATCCCAGCCTCTACCGACCTGGCCACCATCACCAATACCTGCTATCTGAGCCTGCAACTGAAATTCAGGTGTGATTTGGTAGCCCGCTTCTAGGAACGCTGCCCAACTATTATTTCCCCAAAAATAAATGGCATCATCATCATTCGCATCCGATAAGTTAAAGTTTGCCGCTGCTTTAAATGAGAAGTTACCAATCGTTTTACCTAGATAAGGAGAGAGGTTATGGAAGTTTTTAATGTAATAAGGATTAGATACTTGACTAAAATCACTCGGTGCTGATTCACCATCGAAATATGCCCATAACATTCCCCAGTCAAGACCGCTCTGGTTACCTACAGCAGCAAGTGCATACATGTTCAGATCACCAGTAGAAAGGTCTGCTAAGCTATTTTCAGAAAAGTCTTCAGAAAATCGTAGATCGTATATACCAATTAATCCTACATAACCACCATCAGTCATAAGTGTCTTCATCGCAAGAATTCGATCTCGGCGATCGTCGGCAATATTAAACCCATAAGCCCAGCTTGCCTCTTGCCGTCCTGCACGAAATAACCAGCCGTCATCAGTTTTGTATTGAAGATAAGCAAGATCGAGTGATAATGAATCTAGATTATCGGTACTGGTATAATCGGTTCCAGAACCACCACTATGGCGACGATCACCAGCCCATTCATAGAAACCTAACATTCTAGTATTAATCGACCAACCCGTTTCATTAGCAACATTAAGTGTGAATCGTACTTGAGATAAAGCACCATTGATACTGTCGCCAGTATTAAAATTACCTTCACCATTATCAACGTCGTAAGCTTTGATGAATGCATCGGCTTTAAATTCAATTGTCCCCACATCATCAATTTCTACTGATGCCGCAATTGAAGCAGAGGACATCAACCCCAACGAGCAAGCTAAAGCGATATTTGTTAACTTAGTTGTCATTTTTTTCATTTTCAATTCCTTTATTTTATAAGTTTTTATTTTTATATTTAATACAAGTAGAATTTAAAGCGCATTGTTAACAGGTCCACTTAAATAAGAGTTAGCACAAGCAACACCTTCACAGTCACTAGTCAGCATCTCAACCAATATGGCCCCGCTATTTATTTTGCTATTAAAATGTCCAACACCATCCAGATCGCCACCGGATAGGTTATAAGGACTTAAATCACTAAAATTAAAATCAAGTGCATTTGCTATTGTGCCAGCGCCCAATTGTAGTTGTGCCTTAACATTACTATTGGGTGTAAATAGGGCCCCGTGAACACAAGCTCTCTGGCCGGACATGGTTGTACAGTGGATTTGATCATGTAAGCCCGCAGTCAAGCTGTAGAATCGACTACCTAATGTCTGTGAAGGAAAATGACGCATACTTAGAGAGTCATTATTTCCGGTCCACGCATTTTTTCCCCATAAAGGGGATAAACTGCCATTATCAGGATATAAGCCAAAAGTATTCGTTTGATAAAGATTTTGACTGCCACACGTTGGAACGAGTGCATTCGCATACCCAGTATAAAGGCACGACTGTAGTCCCCGAATTGCACCACCAATATTAATAAATCGGTCAATTTTGTTCCAAGCCTGATATTTATGTAGACTTGAAATTGCTAATGATACCCCTAGTGAATGAGCCACTATATTGACCTTGTTCTGGCCGGTATATATCAGAACATCCTCAATAAATTGATTAATAGTTTGCTGTGTGACTGCATCGTGGTAATTAAGCTGGGGAGATTGGCGCTGTTCGATAGAAAGATAAGTTAGCCCGAATAATTCACAGTCATTGTAGCCAGCTTGTATAAATGACTCATAAACGGAAAAAGGCGCTCGTGGGAAGTTTTCTGGCTGAACACTTGGTGGCAAGGCCCAACCAATAGCATTATCTCCATTACCATGGAGGAATATTACTGGTGTTTTGGTTGCTTGGCAGTTTCCGCCGCCAAAGCCACCATCGGTGTATTTACCTTGCTCGGTGAAGTTATCAGCAAATTGATAGTTTGAATCAGAGCAAATGAACCCATTATGATTATCACATTCTACTGAATAAGTATTAGTTGATATAAATAATGTTAATAAAAAACCAGAAATAAATATAAACCTAAAATCCACTTTAATCACCTTCACCCATTAACAACACATAATCATATTACCAACTCGTAAGGTTTTGTTATCTAGTAAATTCGGGATTCTTTTTTTCATTTACGGGATGTAGATGGGGTAACCAAGAAATCAAAATGCAGATATGATGAACTAAATTTCAGTTAATCATATTAGGAGTCAGGCCATGTGCCAACAAATAAATACTGAAAAAGTGATCTTAGCTAATGGTGAACAGATTTATTATAGAGAGTGCGGTAAAGGGCCTGTATTAGTTCTATTACATGGCAATATGACCTCATCTTTTCATCTTGAAGAGTTTATGAAGTCCGTTTCTTCTGAGTTAAGAGTTATTGCTCCTGATATGCGAGGATTTGGGCAGTCTAGCTACAATCATCCTGTTTCCAACTTGAATGATCTATCTGAAGATATTGCGGATTTACTCAGCCAACTCAATATTGAATCCTATGCCATCGCGGGCTGGTCTACCGGTGGCGGCGTTGCCATTGACCACTGTATTAACCATCATGAAAAAGTCAATCAACTTGTACTCATCAGCAGCATCGGAATGAATGGTTACCCGATCAAATCCAACGGGGGCCAAGGTGATTACCTTAAAAGTAAACAAGCAATATTGGATGAGCCAATGTTTGCGCCTGTTTTCTCTGCTTTCAAAAACAAAGATAAACATTTTGTGCAGGGTTTATGGAATATGGTGGTCTATAACCATAAAAAACCAACCCCACAAAACTATGATTTACTGATTGATGATGTCCTAACGCAAGTCAACTTAGCCGATATTTATTACTCATTATCCGTCTTCAATCTAATGGATGAATTTAATGGTGTAGCTAATGGAACAGGTCAAATTCACCAATTCAAAACACCTACGTTAATACTACACGGTGAGGATGATCTGGTTATTGCCGTTGATACCGCTCGACACACTCATAAAATGATAACAGAGCAAGAGGTCTTTACCACTATAAAAATCTATCCCAATAGTGGCCACTCCTTGTTTATCGATCAACTTGATGACATCAGCCATCAAGTACTCACTTTTATTAAATAATCACTAGGGCCTATAAAATGCGTAGAAGTATCAAGCTTCACTTACTCTCATTATCGCTGTTCACTCTTTTTGCTGGCTGTGGGACAACTCAATATCCAGTAAATAATATGCAAGCCTTAACAGTGACACAACAATGTGAAGGCAGCTATTGGAAAGATTGTGTAACTTATCCGTTTCCTGTGCATTATGCACAAGCTAAAGATAGTACAGGGATTCAGTGGGAAGTTGCCTATATGGACGAATATGCTGGTGATAAACCTTCTCCTGAAACCGTGGTACTTATCCATGGAAAAGGAGTATATGGTGGCTATTTTGCAGATTTGATGAACGTTTTACTGACTCAAGGTTACCGTGTCATTGTGCCCGACCTACCTAATTATGGTAAATCTTTGCCTGGAAACTTAGATAATCCAATTACACGTTCACTGGATGACACACGCACAGCCATTCATGATCTGTTAGCAAATACATTAAATGTAAACAAAGCCAGCTTTCTTGGTCACTCAATGGGAGGCCAATGGGTAATAGGTTATGCCTTAGCATACCCTGAGCAAGTTGATAAGATAATACTTGAAGCTTCTGGTGGTATGGAGGAGTTCCCAACCAATATTGCAGGACTGTCATTTTTTGGCGATGAACAACAAATATCATACGAAAATTGGGCTAAAATCTGGGGGAGCACACTGAAAAAAGAGCAAGTTAAAACTGCAGAAGATGTTGAACTTTTCAATTACTTCAAAGCTAAAAACCCTGAGAGTGGCGAAGTAATGGACTCTCCTGCTGGATACTTTATCAATAAAACCCCAATGACAGAGTATATTACCCAAAACCGTCAGCACATGATTGAAAACTCACCTGAAGAGTACCGAGCATACACCGAGACTTATATCAGAGATATCTATTCAATGGGAGTTGAAGTTCGTATTGAAGACCCTCAAAGTTTAGTTAAGAAAATTGATCAAATTAAAGCTCCGATACTTATCACCTATGGTGAAAAAGAACCCTTTATTCCAACAACCATTTTTAGTGGTCAGCAAAGTTTACGTTGGGACATCATTAAGCCTGTGTATGAAAAGTTATCAAACAATGGTAATGAGCCTACGGTAATCATTTACCCTAATGTTGGCCATTTTATTCATACCGATATTCCTGAAAGATTTAATCAAGACGTAGTTAAATTTCTTGCTGGAGAAAGGATCTCTGGCATTGAAAAAGTTTCAAACTATAAACCACCTATCATCTTACCTCCTGAAGAAGTAACCGCTTTCTTTAATAAGTTTAAACATGCATTAGTGAGTAAGCATAAGACTAACATTGCCAATTTTTATGCAGAAAACTTTATCGAAAACGGCTATGACAAACCTGCATTTTTAGAGATATTGTATAGTCAAATGGCCAGTGTTAATGACTATAAGGTCTCTCTAATCAAATTTGAACAAGATCCCAATAAATCTGATGAGTATTTTGTTGAAGGAATGGTTAATTTAGGCAATATATCCGTTCCCTTTAGTCAAGGGAGCAAAGTTATCA comes from the Shewanella halifaxensis HAW-EB4 genome and includes:
- a CDS encoding acyl CoA:acetate/3-ketoacid CoA transferase; protein product: MKVKILTATQAASLIKDEDKVILGGFIGAVVPEAIEKAIGERFLSCGHPKALELYFTAGQGDGATKAANHMAYPGMVKMAMGGHWGLIPRLQKLANENQIQAYNFPQGVIAQLLRDSAAGKPGTLSHVGIGTFIDPRIDGGKINSVTKEDRVSVINIDNNDYLFYKRMDANVALLRGTTADENGNITMEDECLFLENLAAAQLVTNMGGTVIVQVKRIVKVGTLDPQQVRIPGIFVNAVVVVSEEEHHMQTFAENMNPAYCGRGKQGADKQISRKLDAKKIIARRAAMELTRGAILNYGIGAPEVIASVTDEEGITDQMIATVEPGAIGGTPAGGLSFGASAFPEAIITQDQMFDFYDGGGIDQAFLGLAECDENGDLNVSKFGPKIAGCGGFIDITQNAKQVFFCGTFTAGKLQIETGNGELEIIEDGHICKLIRKVAQITFAANIARKNGKKVLYITERAVFRLADKGIELIEIAPGVDLNRDILQKMEFMPAISANLKMMDRRIFTEAPMGLSLDENSFSSQVDSAA
- the phaZ7 gene encoding extracellular native short-chain-length polyhydroxyalkanoate depolymerase PhaZ7, giving the protein MDFRFIFISGFLLTLFISTNTYSVECDNHNGFICSDSNYQFADNFTEQGKYTDGGFGGGNCQATKTPVIFLHGNGDNAIGWALPPSVQPENFPRAPFSVYESFIQAGYNDCELFGLTYLSIEQRQSPQLNYHDAVTQQTINQFIEDVLIYTGQNKVNIVAHSLGVSLAISSLHKYQAWNKIDRFINIGGAIRGLQSCLYTGYANALVPTCGSQNLYQTNTFGLYPDNGSLSPLWGKNAWTGNNDSLSMRHFPSQTLGSRFYSLTAGLHDQIHCTTMSGQRACVHGALFTPNSNVKAQLQLGAGTIANALDFNFSDLSPYNLSGGDLDGVGHFNSKINSGAILVEMLTSDCEGVACANSYLSGPVNNAL
- the phaZ gene encoding intracellular short-chain-length polyhydroxyalkanoate depolymerase, translated to MCQQINTEKVILANGEQIYYRECGKGPVLVLLHGNMTSSFHLEEFMKSVSSELRVIAPDMRGFGQSSYNHPVSNLNDLSEDIADLLSQLNIESYAIAGWSTGGGVAIDHCINHHEKVNQLVLISSIGMNGYPIKSNGGQGDYLKSKQAILDEPMFAPVFSAFKNKDKHFVQGLWNMVVYNHKKPTPQNYDLLIDDVLTQVNLADIYYSLSVFNLMDEFNGVANGTGQIHQFKTPTLILHGEDDLVIAVDTARHTHKMITEQEVFTTIKIYPNSGHSLFIDQLDDISHQVLTFIK
- a CDS encoding alpha/beta fold hydrolase, which codes for MRRSIKLHLLSLSLFTLFAGCGTTQYPVNNMQALTVTQQCEGSYWKDCVTYPFPVHYAQAKDSTGIQWEVAYMDEYAGDKPSPETVVLIHGKGVYGGYFADLMNVLLTQGYRVIVPDLPNYGKSLPGNLDNPITRSLDDTRTAIHDLLANTLNVNKASFLGHSMGGQWVIGYALAYPEQVDKIILEASGGMEEFPTNIAGLSFFGDEQQISYENWAKIWGSTLKKEQVKTAEDVELFNYFKAKNPESGEVMDSPAGYFINKTPMTEYITQNRQHMIENSPEEYRAYTETYIRDIYSMGVEVRIEDPQSLVKKIDQIKAPILITYGEKEPFIPTTIFSGQQSLRWDIIKPVYEKLSNNGNEPTVIIYPNVGHFIHTDIPERFNQDVVKFLAGERISGIEKVSNYKPPIILPPEEVTAFFNKFKHALVSKHKTNIANFYAENFIENGYDKPAFLEILYSQMASVNDYKVSLIKFEQDPNKSDEYFVEGMVNLGNISVPFSQGSKVIKTADGWKWLGNRKS